A window of the Thermithiobacillus tepidarius DSM 3134 genome harbors these coding sequences:
- a CDS encoding LysM peptidoglycan-binding domain-containing protein, which yields MLRHLKPLALASLSLALLAPAPTPAAPRDGGDRLRMVPGRHLPYEYVVKKGDTLWDIAARFLKNPWQWPEIWERNSYITNPDLIYPGDLLVFDQRDGMLKLKVVRAGPQARALPLEAIPTVRAELILPFLNRPGIATDEELKHLPYVLASKDARVIFGQHDVVYARGFDADAAQRYDVVRLGPELVDPGSRRVLGHRLDHLGVAEVLDDGPVRRLRIVEAYQEIRPGDRLLPQPARTGLHFMPRAPAQAVNGVLFAAEQSVNELGQGAVGIINLGTQAGVEPGQVLTVYRSGRRIDDPVTGKPVVLPEEAIGTVMVFRPFARVSYVLVMDSIQAIRLGDSVRSPAAGERQARLER from the coding sequence ATGCTGCGCCACCTGAAGCCCCTTGCCCTGGCTAGCCTGAGCCTGGCCCTGCTTGCCCCCGCCCCGACCCCCGCCGCCCCCCGCGACGGCGGCGACCGGCTCCGCATGGTGCCGGGCCGTCACCTGCCTTATGAATACGTGGTGAAAAAGGGCGACACCCTCTGGGACATCGCCGCCCGTTTTCTGAAGAATCCCTGGCAATGGCCGGAGATCTGGGAGCGCAACTCCTACATCACCAACCCGGATCTCATCTATCCCGGCGACCTGCTGGTCTTCGACCAGCGCGACGGCATGCTCAAGCTCAAGGTGGTGCGTGCCGGCCCGCAGGCGCGCGCGCTGCCCCTGGAAGCCATCCCCACCGTGCGCGCCGAGCTGATCCTGCCCTTCCTCAACCGCCCCGGCATCGCCACCGACGAGGAGCTCAAGCACCTGCCCTACGTGCTGGCCAGCAAGGACGCGCGAGTCATCTTCGGCCAGCATGACGTGGTCTATGCCCGCGGCTTCGACGCCGATGCCGCTCAGCGCTACGACGTGGTGCGCCTGGGACCCGAGCTGGTCGACCCAGGCAGCCGGCGGGTGCTGGGCCACCGGCTGGATCACCTGGGCGTGGCCGAGGTGCTGGACGACGGCCCGGTACGGCGCCTGCGCATCGTCGAGGCTTACCAGGAAATCCGCCCCGGCGACCGGCTTCTGCCGCAGCCGGCCAGGACCGGGCTGCACTTCATGCCGCGGGCGCCGGCGCAGGCGGTCAACGGTGTCCTCTTCGCGGCGGAGCAGAGCGTCAACGAGCTGGGGCAGGGCGCGGTCGGCATCATCAACCTGGGCACCCAGGCGGGCGTGGAGCCGGGCCAGGTGCTCACCGTCTACCGCAGCGGCCGCCGGATCGACGACCCGGTCACCGGCAAGCCCGTGGTCCTGCCCGAAGAGGCCATCGGCACCGTCATGGTGTTCCGGCCCTTTGCCCGGGTGAGCTACGTGCTGGTCATGGACAGCATCCAGGCCATCCGCCTCGGCGACAGCGTGCGCAGCCCGGCGGCGGGCGAGCGGCAAGCCCGACTGGAGCGCTAA
- the dprA gene encoding DNA-processing protein DprA, translating into MALADWLAFNRLPGVGQRGRLALLAQFDEPARLFAAGSGAWRAAGLGGKTLEALQGGPAALLTEDDRAWLAQADTEVLTWNDPDYPPLLREVPDAPVVLYLRGRRELLGSPMLGVVGSRSPTPSGAATAQAFAEHLSLAGLSIVSGLAAGIDAAAHRGALAGSGRTIAVMGTGPDRIYPRQHHELARQIAATGLLISDYPPGTPVRASQFPQRNRIISGLSYGVLVVEAALQSGSLITARLAAEQGREVFAIPGSIHSPLSRGPHKLLREGAKLVETAQDVLEELGPLHGALQAAVGNGPAAAATAAPTDPEQAQLLGVLAYDPQPFDLIVKHSGLTPDRVSAMLLNMELDGWVASCPGGRYCRVPRGA; encoded by the coding sequence ATGGCCTTGGCCGACTGGCTCGCCTTCAACCGCCTGCCCGGGGTGGGACAGCGCGGCCGGCTGGCGCTGCTGGCCCAGTTCGACGAGCCGGCACGGCTTTTTGCGGCGGGCAGCGGCGCCTGGCGGGCGGCCGGGCTGGGCGGCAAGACGCTGGAGGCCCTGCAGGGCGGTCCGGCGGCCCTGCTGACCGAGGACGATCGCGCCTGGCTGGCGCAGGCCGACACCGAGGTGCTCACCTGGAACGATCCGGACTATCCGCCGCTGCTGCGCGAAGTGCCGGACGCCCCGGTGGTGCTGTATCTGCGCGGCCGGCGCGAGCTGCTCGGCAGTCCCATGCTGGGCGTGGTGGGCAGCCGCAGCCCCACGCCGAGCGGCGCGGCCACGGCCCAGGCCTTTGCCGAGCACCTGAGCCTGGCGGGCCTGAGCATCGTCAGCGGCCTGGCCGCCGGCATCGATGCCGCCGCCCACCGCGGCGCCCTGGCCGGCTCGGGCCGCACCATCGCGGTCATGGGCACCGGTCCGGATCGCATCTATCCGCGCCAGCACCATGAACTGGCCCGGCAGATCGCCGCCACCGGCCTGCTGATCAGCGACTACCCGCCGGGCACGCCGGTGCGGGCCAGCCAATTTCCCCAGCGCAACCGCATCATCAGCGGGTTGAGCTACGGCGTGCTGGTGGTGGAGGCGGCCCTGCAGAGCGGCTCGCTCATCACCGCCCGCTTGGCGGCGGAGCAGGGGCGCGAGGTCTTCGCCATCCCCGGCTCCATCCACTCGCCCCTGAGCCGCGGGCCGCACAAGCTGCTGCGCGAAGGCGCCAAGCTGGTGGAGACCGCCCAGGACGTCCTGGAGGAGCTCGGCCCCCTGCACGGGGCCCTGCAGGCCGCCGTCGGGAACGGCCCGGCCGCTGCGGCCACGGCGGCGCCGACGGACCCGGAACAAGCACAACTGCTGGGGGTCTTAGCTTATGATCCTCAGCCCTTTGATCTGATCGTCAAGCACAGTGGATTGACGCCCGACAGGGTTTCCGCCATGCTTCTAAACATGGAGTTGGACGGTTGGGTCGCCAGCTGCCCCGGAGGGCGCTACTGCCGTGTGCCACGGGGCGCCTAG
- a CDS encoding DUF494 family protein — MKENVLDILMYLFENYMDEDEADAPDQESIEAELHAAGFPQSDINKALTWIEGLAEMQSAPMRLGQNTGFALRHYSSVENRKLGLECQGFLIFLEQTGVIDQHLRETIIDRVMALDSDEIDLEQLKWVILMVLFNQPGREEAYVWMEELIFDESRGYLH, encoded by the coding sequence ATGAAAGAGAACGTCCTGGATATCCTAATGTATCTCTTCGAGAATTATATGGACGAAGACGAGGCGGACGCCCCCGATCAGGAGAGCATCGAGGCGGAGCTCCACGCGGCGGGCTTCCCGCAGTCGGACATCAACAAGGCCCTGACCTGGATCGAGGGCCTGGCGGAAATGCAGAGTGCGCCCATGCGCCTGGGCCAGAACACGGGCTTTGCCCTGCGTCACTACAGCTCCGTGGAAAACCGCAAGCTGGGCCTGGAATGCCAGGGTTTCCTCATTTTCCTGGAGCAGACCGGGGTCATCGACCAGCACCTGCGCGAGACCATCATCGATCGCGTCATGGCGCTGGATAGCGACGAAATCGATCTGGAGCAGCTCAAATGGGTCATCCTCATGGTGCTGTTCAACCAGCCCGGCCGCGAGGAGGCCTACGTCTGGATGGAAGAGTTGATCTTCGATGAGTCGCGCGGCTATCTGCACTGA
- the topA gene encoding type I DNA topoisomerase, which translates to MSKRLVVVESPAKAKTINKYLGPDYKVLASYGHVRDLVPKEGAVDPAHDFAMRYEIIDKNKRHVDEIAKALRAADELLLATDPDREGEAISWHLAELLKDKGLLKSKPVQRVVFHEITKNAIQQAIQQPRAISQELVNAQQARRALDYLVGFNLSPLLWRKVRPGLSAGRVQSAALRLIVEREQEIEAFQTREYWTIEADLRHAGQDFEARLIQWDGKKLEQFDIADADRAEMIRQRLEADCKRAPLRVLKVEKKQRSRQPAAPFTTSTLQQEAARKLGFSASRTMRVAQQLYEGVSLAEGAVGLITYMRTDAVNLAQEAIGEIRALIQRRYGADYLPDSPRVYKTKAKNAQEAHEAIRPTSVQRLPEELRGQLAPDQWKLYELIWKRTVACQMAPARIDTVAVDLGTDADWLLRANGSSIAFPGFISVYQEGVDDVAEEGGRILPPLQEGDRPALRAIRPEQHFTEPPPRYSEATLVKTLEAYGIGRPSTYASIIQTLLNREYVELLQKRFHPTDVGRVVNKFLVEHFDRYVDYGFTAQMEDDLDAVSRGEKDWVPLMREFWDPFHQRVEEKAQSVSRAEVTSEVIEEACPKCGKPLAIKLGKRGRFISCTGYPECDYARPLLSEVQAEPEPVGRDCPDCGKPLLYKLGRYGKFISCSGYPECKHIEPLEKPQGTGVACPACGKGELQAKKSRYGKVFYSCSTYPACSYAVWDPPLAEPCPKCGGKILTLKTTKRWGEEKVCPDRSCGYRVPADATPEQIAAAVAKPRPVLPAEAAEGGKGQGKAAGKAVRAGTKTGTKAVAKTAKATPKKAAGKRSTAAGKAPRGRKTGGTASAG; encoded by the coding sequence ATGAGCAAACGTCTGGTGGTGGTCGAATCGCCGGCCAAAGCCAAAACCATCAACAAGTATCTGGGGCCGGACTACAAGGTGCTGGCCTCCTACGGCCATGTGCGCGATCTGGTGCCCAAGGAAGGGGCGGTCGATCCGGCGCACGATTTCGCCATGCGCTACGAGATCATCGACAAGAACAAGCGTCACGTGGACGAGATCGCCAAGGCGCTGCGCGCGGCCGACGAGCTGCTGCTCGCCACCGACCCGGATCGCGAGGGCGAGGCCATTTCCTGGCATCTGGCCGAGCTGCTGAAGGACAAGGGCCTGCTCAAGAGCAAGCCGGTGCAGCGGGTGGTCTTCCATGAAATCACCAAGAACGCCATCCAGCAGGCCATCCAGCAGCCGCGCGCCATCTCCCAGGAGCTGGTCAACGCCCAGCAGGCGCGCCGCGCGCTCGACTACCTGGTGGGCTTCAACCTGTCGCCGCTGCTGTGGCGCAAGGTGCGCCCCGGGCTGTCCGCCGGCCGCGTGCAAAGCGCCGCCCTGCGTCTGATCGTCGAGCGCGAGCAGGAGATCGAGGCCTTCCAGACGCGCGAGTACTGGACCATCGAGGCGGACCTGCGCCACGCCGGCCAGGACTTCGAGGCCCGGCTGATCCAATGGGACGGCAAGAAGCTGGAGCAGTTCGACATTGCCGACGCGGACCGCGCCGAAATGATCCGCCAGCGGCTGGAGGCCGATTGCAAGCGCGCGCCGCTGCGCGTGCTCAAGGTGGAAAAGAAGCAGCGCAGCCGCCAGCCGGCCGCGCCCTTCACCACCTCCACCCTGCAGCAGGAGGCGGCGCGCAAGCTGGGTTTCTCCGCCAGCCGCACCATGCGCGTGGCCCAGCAGCTCTATGAGGGCGTCAGCCTGGCCGAGGGCGCCGTGGGCCTCATCACCTACATGCGTACCGACGCCGTCAACCTGGCCCAGGAAGCGATCGGCGAGATCCGCGCCCTGATCCAGCGCCGCTACGGCGCCGACTACCTGCCCGACAGCCCGCGCGTCTACAAGACCAAGGCCAAGAACGCCCAGGAGGCCCACGAGGCGATCCGCCCCACCAGCGTCCAGCGGTTGCCCGAGGAACTGCGCGGCCAGCTGGCGCCGGATCAGTGGAAGCTCTACGAACTCATCTGGAAGCGCACCGTCGCCTGCCAGATGGCGCCGGCCAGGATCGACACCGTGGCCGTGGACCTCGGCACGGATGCGGACTGGCTGCTGCGCGCCAACGGCTCCAGCATCGCCTTCCCGGGCTTCATCAGCGTCTACCAGGAGGGCGTGGACGACGTGGCCGAGGAGGGCGGCCGCATCCTGCCGCCGCTGCAGGAAGGCGACCGGCCGGCGCTGCGGGCCATCCGTCCCGAGCAGCACTTCACCGAACCGCCGCCCCGCTACTCGGAAGCGACCCTGGTCAAGACCCTTGAGGCCTACGGCATCGGCCGGCCCTCCACCTACGCCAGCATCATTCAGACCCTGCTCAACCGCGAGTACGTGGAGCTGCTGCAGAAGCGCTTCCATCCCACCGACGTGGGCCGCGTCGTCAACAAATTCCTGGTGGAGCACTTCGACCGCTACGTGGATTACGGCTTCACCGCGCAGATGGAGGACGACCTGGACGCCGTCTCGCGCGGCGAGAAGGACTGGGTGCCGCTCATGCGCGAGTTCTGGGACCCCTTCCACCAACGGGTGGAGGAGAAAGCCCAGAGCGTGAGCCGGGCGGAGGTGACGAGCGAGGTGATCGAGGAGGCCTGCCCCAAGTGCGGCAAGCCGCTGGCCATCAAGCTCGGCAAGCGCGGGCGCTTCATCTCCTGCACCGGCTACCCGGAGTGCGACTACGCCCGGCCGCTGCTGAGCGAGGTGCAGGCCGAACCCGAGCCGGTCGGCCGCGACTGCCCCGACTGCGGCAAGCCGCTGCTCTACAAGCTGGGGCGCTACGGCAAGTTCATCTCCTGCAGCGGCTACCCCGAGTGCAAGCACATCGAGCCGCTGGAAAAACCCCAGGGCACCGGCGTCGCCTGCCCCGCCTGCGGCAAGGGCGAGCTGCAGGCCAAGAAAAGCCGCTACGGCAAAGTCTTTTACTCCTGCAGCACCTACCCGGCGTGCAGCTACGCCGTCTGGGATCCGCCGCTGGCCGAGCCCTGCCCCAAATGCGGCGGCAAGATCCTGACCCTGAAGACCACCAAGCGCTGGGGCGAGGAGAAGGTCTGCCCGGACCGGAGCTGCGGCTACCGGGTGCCGGCCGACGCCACGCCCGAGCAGATCGCCGCCGCCGTGGCCAAGCCGCGGCCGGTGCTCCCGGCAGAGGCAGCCGAAGGCGGCAAGGGCCAAGGCAAAGCCGCCGGCAAGGCCGTCCGCGCGGGTACCAAAACCGGCACGAAAGCCGTTGCCAAAACCGCGAAGGCAACCCCCAAAAAGGCGGCGGGCAAACGTAGCACGGCCGCAGGCAAGGCGCCGCGCGGCCGCAAGACCGGCGGGACCGCCTCCGCCGGCTGA
- a CDS encoding SulP family inorganic anion transporter, with amino-acid sequence MFDLISKNSPINLKSEILSGLTVALALVPEAVAFALIAGVHPLVGLYAAFLVGLITAAMGGRPGMISGATGALAVVMVALVAQHGVEYLFATVVLMGLFQILAGFLKIGRFIRMVPYPVFLGFVNGLAIVIFLAQLEQFKVPGADGSKVWMHGAELGLMLALVALTMAIAYFLPRLTRAVPASLAAIAAVTLLVLGLQLDTRTVGDLASIAGGLPAFHIPMVPLELETLWIILPYSLVLAAIGLIESLLTMTLIDELTETRGDGNRVCIGQGVANTVTGFFGGMGGCAMVGQSMINVESGGRGRLSGIVAALFLLAFVVLASDLIEMIPLAALVGVMFMVVIGTFEWGSLRLFCRVPRADIFVGLLVAVVTVLTDLAIAVITGVIVSALVFAWEHAKRIRAKATVDGQGSKIYELHGTLFFGSVQHFHELFDPRNDPRNVIIDFRHARVADHSGIEAIDSLAERYGKADKTLHLRHLSHECRQLLAKAGDLVEVNILEDPRYAVSSDKPA; translated from the coding sequence ATGTTTGATCTGATAAGCAAAAACTCGCCCATCAATCTGAAGTCCGAAATCCTGTCTGGTCTCACCGTTGCGCTGGCATTGGTGCCGGAAGCCGTGGCCTTTGCCCTGATCGCGGGAGTACATCCGCTGGTCGGCCTCTACGCCGCCTTTCTGGTCGGTCTGATCACCGCCGCCATGGGCGGGCGTCCCGGCATGATCTCGGGTGCCACGGGTGCCCTGGCGGTGGTCATGGTGGCGTTGGTAGCTCAGCACGGGGTGGAATATCTGTTCGCTACCGTGGTGCTCATGGGTCTCTTTCAGATCCTGGCCGGCTTTCTCAAGATCGGCAGATTCATCCGCATGGTGCCCTATCCGGTGTTCCTGGGCTTTGTCAACGGCTTGGCAATCGTGATCTTCCTGGCGCAGCTGGAGCAGTTCAAGGTGCCCGGCGCCGACGGCAGCAAGGTCTGGATGCACGGCGCGGAGCTGGGATTGATGCTGGCACTGGTGGCGCTAACCATGGCCATTGCTTATTTCCTGCCGCGCCTGACGCGCGCCGTGCCCGCCTCGCTGGCTGCCATCGCCGCCGTCACTCTTCTGGTCCTTGGCCTGCAGCTCGACACCCGCACGGTGGGTGACCTGGCCTCCATCGCCGGCGGCCTGCCAGCTTTTCATATTCCCATGGTGCCGCTTGAGCTGGAAACGCTGTGGATCATCCTGCCCTATTCCCTGGTGCTGGCTGCCATCGGCCTGATCGAGTCCCTGCTCACCATGACCCTGATCGACGAGCTGACCGAGACCCGTGGTGATGGCAACCGTGTTTGTATTGGCCAGGGCGTGGCTAACACGGTCACCGGCTTTTTCGGCGGCATGGGCGGCTGCGCCATGGTCGGCCAGAGCATGATCAACGTGGAGTCCGGCGGCCGTGGCCGGCTGTCGGGTATCGTGGCCGCCCTTTTCCTGCTGGCTTTCGTCGTGCTGGCCTCGGATCTGATCGAAATGATTCCGCTGGCTGCCTTGGTGGGTGTCATGTTCATGGTGGTCATCGGTACCTTCGAGTGGGGCAGCCTGCGCCTCTTTTGCCGTGTGCCGCGCGCCGACATTTTCGTGGGCCTACTGGTGGCCGTGGTGACCGTGCTAACCGATCTTGCCATCGCCGTGATCACCGGCGTGATCGTTTCCGCGCTGGTCTTCGCTTGGGAGCACGCCAAACGCATCCGGGCCAAGGCCACCGTCGACGGGCAGGGTAGCAAGATTTACGAGTTGCACGGCACGCTGTTCTTTGGTTCGGTGCAGCATTTCCACGAGCTCTTCGACCCACGCAACGATCCCCGGAATGTAATCATTGATTTCCGGCATGCGCGCGTAGCCGACCATTCCGGCATCGAAGCTATCGATTCCCTGGCCGAGCGCTACGGAAAGGCCGATAAAACCTTGCATCTGCGCCACCTGAGCCACGAGTGTCGGCAGTTGCTGGCTAAGGCGGGCGATCTGGTGGAGGTAAACATTCTCGAAGACCCACGTTATGCCGTGAGCAGCGACAAGCCTGCTTAA
- a CDS encoding pirin family protein, whose protein sequence is MITLRKAHERGRSQHGWLDSRHSFSFAGYHDPAHMGVSRLRVINDDRVAPGAGFGAHPHRDMEIISYVLEGALEHKDSLGNGSVIRPGDVQRMSAGRGVVHSEFNASQSEPVHFLQIWIEPDRRGIEPGYEQKRFADADKRGRFRLLASPDGRDGSVRIHQDARLYATVLAAGEAAELEAAPGRQIYLHVARGTVEKDGVHLAAGDGAAIREETRIRLIAREPAEVLLFDLP, encoded by the coding sequence ATGATCACCCTGCGCAAGGCCCATGAGCGCGGCCGCTCCCAGCATGGCTGGCTGGACAGCCGCCACAGCTTTTCCTTTGCCGGCTACCATGATCCCGCGCACATGGGCGTCTCCCGGCTGCGCGTCATCAACGACGACCGCGTGGCGCCGGGGGCCGGCTTCGGGGCCCATCCGCACCGCGACATGGAGATCATCAGCTACGTGCTGGAAGGTGCGCTGGAGCACAAGGACAGCCTGGGCAACGGCTCGGTGATCCGGCCCGGCGACGTGCAGCGCATGAGCGCGGGGCGCGGCGTGGTCCACAGCGAGTTCAACGCCTCCCAAAGCGAGCCGGTGCATTTCCTGCAGATCTGGATCGAGCCGGATCGCCGCGGCATCGAACCTGGTTACGAACAGAAGCGCTTTGCCGATGCCGACAAGCGCGGCCGCTTCCGCCTGCTGGCCTCGCCCGATGGGCGCGACGGCTCCGTCCGCATCCACCAGGACGCCCGCCTCTACGCGACCGTGCTGGCGGCCGGCGAAGCGGCTGAACTCGAAGCCGCGCCGGGCCGTCAGATCTACCTGCACGTGGCCCGCGGCACGGTGGAGAAAGACGGCGTGCACTTGGCGGCCGGCGACGGCGCCGCCATCCGCGAGGAAACCCGCATCCGCCTCATCGCCCGCGAGCCGGCCGAAGTGCTGCTTTTCGATCTGCCCTGA
- a CDS encoding FMN-dependent NADH-azoreductase: MAKLLYIEASPRKARSHSIAVAEAFLADYRQANPQDEIESWDLWSMDLPDLDEDAIAARYAIARGLAHTPEQAAAWQRITDFFARFAGADKYLISVPMWNFGVPYKLKHLVDVVTQPGLAFRFTPGEGYQGLVTGKPATVIHARGGAYGAGTGAEGFDFQKPYVENWLRFIGFTDVRSILVEPTLAQPETAANAREQALEEARAVAVGF, translated from the coding sequence ATGGCCAAACTGCTGTACATCGAAGCTTCCCCGCGCAAGGCGCGCTCCCACTCCATCGCCGTGGCCGAGGCTTTCCTCGCCGACTATCGTCAAGCCAACCCGCAAGACGAGATCGAGAGCTGGGATCTATGGTCCATGGACCTGCCGGACCTCGACGAGGACGCCATCGCCGCCCGCTACGCCATCGCCCGCGGCCTGGCCCACACGCCGGAGCAGGCGGCGGCCTGGCAGCGCATCACCGACTTCTTCGCGCGCTTTGCCGGGGCCGACAAGTACCTGATCAGCGTGCCCATGTGGAATTTCGGCGTGCCCTACAAGCTCAAGCACCTGGTCGACGTCGTCACCCAGCCCGGCCTGGCCTTCCGCTTCACCCCCGGCGAAGGCTACCAGGGCTTGGTCACCGGCAAGCCCGCCACCGTGATCCACGCCCGCGGCGGCGCCTACGGCGCGGGCACCGGCGCCGAGGGCTTCGATTTCCAGAAGCCCTACGTGGAAAACTGGCTGCGCTTCATCGGCTTCACCGACGTCCGCAGCATCCTGGTGGAACCCACCCTGGCCCAACCCGAAACCGCCGCCAACGCCCGCGAGCAGGCGCTGGAGGAGGCGAGGGCGGTGGCGGTCGGGTTTTAG
- a CDS encoding glutathione S-transferase family protein, which yields MAGYLLNGVWQEGWYDTQATGGAFVRPPSAFHHTVTADGNSGFKAEAGRYHLYVSLACPWAHRALIFRKLKKLEDVISISIVDPVMSAQGWAFSERAGCIPDSEGGAHYLHQVYTRAQPDYTGRVTVPVLWDRQRCTIVSNESAEIIRMLNSAFDAFTDVRTDFYPAPLRAEIDAVNAFVYDNVNNGVYRCGFATEQGAYEAAFDQLFGALDQLEARLAAGRYLLGSRLTEADWRLFTTLVRFDAVYYSHFKCNLRRLADYPNLSNYLRDLYQVPGVAETVNLEHIKRHYYESHRHINPTGIIPKGPLLDFTAPHDRARFGP from the coding sequence ATGGCTGGTTATCTCCTGAACGGCGTCTGGCAGGAAGGCTGGTACGACACCCAGGCCACCGGCGGCGCCTTCGTGCGCCCGCCCAGCGCCTTCCACCATACCGTCACCGCCGACGGCAACAGCGGCTTCAAGGCCGAAGCGGGCCGCTACCATCTCTACGTGTCCCTGGCCTGCCCCTGGGCGCACCGCGCCCTCATTTTCCGCAAGCTCAAAAAGCTGGAGGACGTGATCTCCATCTCCATCGTCGATCCGGTCATGTCGGCCCAGGGCTGGGCCTTCAGCGAGCGGGCCGGCTGCATTCCGGACAGCGAGGGCGGCGCCCACTACCTGCACCAGGTCTACACCCGGGCGCAGCCCGACTACACCGGCCGCGTCACCGTGCCGGTGCTCTGGGACCGGCAGCGCTGCACCATCGTCAGCAACGAATCGGCCGAGATCATCCGCATGCTGAACAGCGCCTTCGATGCCTTCACCGATGTGCGCACCGACTTCTACCCGGCGCCGTTGCGCGCCGAGATCGACGCCGTCAACGCCTTCGTCTACGACAACGTCAACAACGGCGTCTACCGCTGCGGCTTCGCCACCGAGCAGGGTGCCTACGAGGCGGCCTTCGACCAGCTCTTCGGCGCGCTGGATCAGCTGGAGGCGCGTCTCGCCGCAGGCCGCTATCTGCTCGGCAGCCGGCTCACCGAGGCGGACTGGCGCCTTTTCACCACCCTGGTGCGCTTCGACGCCGTCTACTACAGCCACTTCAAGTGCAACCTGCGCCGCCTGGCCGACTACCCGAATCTCTCCAATTATCTGCGCGACCTCTATCAGGTGCCGGGCGTGGCCGAGACGGTGAATCTGGAGCACATCAAGCGCCACTATTACGAGAGCCACCGGCACATCAATCCCACCGGCATCATCCCCAAGGGGCCGCTGCTCGACTTCACCGCGCCCCATGACCGTGCTCGCTTCGGGCCGTGA
- a CDS encoding DedA family protein/thiosulfate sulfurtransferase GlpE — protein MQALYELIIHYGLALVFANVLLTQLGLPLPAIPTLIVTGALAAAGQLFAPAVFAVALTAAVLADCFWFAAGRRYGYHVLRLLCRISLSPDSCVRQTENTFERWGTGTIVIAKFIPGLATIAPPLAGALRVRPTAFLLFDGLGSALWVGAGIGAGLVLHAQIDEAAEYLATLGTVALDLLGALLFAFIGIKWWQRRRFYETLRMARISVDELQRLLQQGAEPVILDVRSAGARKLDPRRIPGALAVDPAALDDALAQLSPAREVVLYCTCPNEASAARVARALMDRGIQRVRPLAGGLDAWFNAGLAGEEGRSETSDLALAPPGNDLA, from the coding sequence ATGCAGGCGCTGTATGAGCTGATCATTCATTATGGGCTGGCACTGGTCTTCGCCAACGTGCTGCTGACCCAGCTCGGCCTGCCGCTGCCCGCCATTCCCACCCTGATCGTCACCGGCGCCCTGGCCGCCGCGGGGCAGCTCTTCGCGCCGGCGGTTTTCGCCGTCGCCCTCACGGCCGCCGTGCTGGCCGACTGTTTCTGGTTCGCCGCCGGCCGGCGCTACGGCTATCACGTGCTGCGCCTGCTCTGCCGTATCTCCCTGTCGCCCGATTCCTGCGTGCGCCAGACCGAGAACACCTTCGAGCGCTGGGGCACCGGCACCATCGTCATCGCCAAGTTCATCCCCGGCCTCGCCACCATCGCGCCGCCCCTGGCCGGCGCGCTGCGCGTCCGCCCGACGGCCTTCCTGCTTTTCGACGGCCTCGGCAGCGCCTTGTGGGTGGGCGCGGGGATCGGCGCCGGGCTCGTCCTCCATGCCCAGATCGACGAGGCCGCCGAATACCTAGCCACCCTGGGCACCGTGGCTCTGGATCTGCTGGGTGCGCTGCTTTTTGCCTTCATCGGCATCAAATGGTGGCAGCGGCGCCGCTTCTACGAGACCCTGCGCATGGCGCGAATCAGCGTGGACGAGCTTCAGCGCCTGCTGCAGCAGGGCGCGGAGCCGGTCATCCTGGACGTGCGTTCGGCCGGCGCCCGCAAGCTGGACCCGCGCCGCATCCCAGGCGCCCTGGCGGTGGATCCGGCGGCGCTGGACGATGCGCTGGCGCAGCTCTCGCCAGCGCGCGAGGTCGTCTTGTACTGCACCTGCCCCAACGAAGCCTCCGCCGCCCGTGTCGCCCGCGCCCTCATGGACCGTGGTATCCAGCGGGTGCGCCCGCTGGCAGGCGGCCTGGACGCCTGGTTCAATGCCGGGCTGGCGGGCGAGGAGGGGAGGTCGGAGACATCCGATCTCGCGCTCGCGCCGCCCGGGAACGATCTGGCCTGA
- a CDS encoding PaaI family thioesterase — protein MSLPFLEHMGARLVDLGEGRARVGLDIEAWHLQHLGFVHGGVISTLSDNTGWYAAMSKLPAGRTSVTTEIKINYLKPAQGRYLEARARVLRRGKTLAFVVVEVYCDEQMIAYATGSYAILEAARFSR, from the coding sequence GTGTCGCTTCCCTTTCTCGAGCACATGGGCGCGCGGCTCGTCGATCTCGGCGAGGGCCGCGCCCGCGTGGGCCTGGACATCGAAGCCTGGCACCTGCAGCACCTGGGCTTCGTGCATGGCGGGGTGATCTCGACGCTCTCGGACAACACGGGGTGGTACGCCGCCATGTCGAAGCTGCCCGCCGGCCGCACGAGCGTCACCACGGAGATCAAGATCAACTACCTGAAGCCGGCGCAAGGGCGCTATCTCGAAGCGCGCGCCCGGGTCCTCAGGCGCGGCAAGACGCTGGCATTCGTGGTCGTGGAGGTGTACTGCGACGAGCAGATGATCGCCTACGCCACCGGCAGCTACGCGATCCTCGAAGCAGCCCGCTTCTCCCGCTGA